The Halomonas sp. THAF5a genome segment TTCTTGTTGGGGCCGGTGGTCAGGGGCTGGCTCGATGGCGGGCGGCGTCCATCATGAGTGACAACAAATGTATACAATTAAAGGATAGGGTGTACCCACTAGCGTTGCAAGATCCCCTCCCCGGGAGCGGCGGCCAGCCGCCTCAACGCCAGGCTCCGGGCCAGGCCGGCCTCCAGGGAGTCGATCAGCCGTGCCTAGGGGCTTTCTCGGCGAACCGATATGGGCCACGCCTCGCTCGGCCGTCTCGGCCTCCACCTCGACCGCTTCGCCGAGAAAGGCCCGGACCCGGGCGGCCATGGCATCGGTCATGGCGGCGTTGGTGTTGCCGTTGAGCATCAGCAGGTGCATCGCCTCTCCTCCGAGGGGACTCGGGGACGCCCTCCAGCCCCCATTCTTGTATACAAGAAATCAAGCCTTTCGCCAAGGGGCCGCTGCCGTCCTCGCTAGCGCGTCGGGCTCACCCGCGCCACCGCCCTCGCTGAGGGGCGACGTCAACGCCGGATCGCCGCGGCGACCGGGAGAGGCGCCGTCGGCAATATGGTATCCATTAGCTTAAAGAAAATGTATACATGCTGCTCATATGCATGTCACCACTTGAATGTATACACTAGATGCCGGCATGATTTTTTCTCTAATTATGATTCATGTCGCTGATTTCAAAGGACTTACCAAGGGGCATCCCACGACGCGTCGGACTTGATCTGGCGAACCTGCCATTCTATTTTGTGTACAAGAAATAAATTCATTGTTCACAAAAACAACGAGGCAGCGAGCCCCCCATGAAGATTCGCGTCATCAACCCCAACACCACCCGCGGCATGACCGACACCATCGGCACCGCCGCCCAGCGCATCGCCGCCCCCGGCACCGTCATCACCGCCACCCAGCCGGCACACGGGCCGGTCTCCATCGAGAGCCACTTCGACGAGGCGATCAGCGCCGTGGGGGTGCTCGAGGAGGTGATGGCCGGCGAGCGTGAGGGCGTGGATGCCTATATCATCGCCTGCTTCGGCGACCCCGGCCTGCTGGCGGCCCGGGAGCTGACCCGGGCCCCGGTGATCGGCATCGCCGAGGCCGCCTTCCACATGGCCACGCTGATCAGCACCCGCTTCTCGGTGGTCACCACCCTGGGCCGCACCGGCATCATCGCCGAGCACCTGCTCGAGCAGTACGGCTTCGGCCACCACTGCCGGCGGGTCCGCGCCGCCGAGATCCCGGTGCTCGACCTGGAGGACGACGGCGACGCCGCGCTCACCCGCATCATCGAGGAGGGCCGCCGCGCCCGCGACGAGGACGGCATCGGCGCCATCGTGCTGGGCTGCGGCGGCATGGCCGACCTCACCGACGAGATCAGCGCCGCCGTCGGCCTGCCGGTGGTCGAGGGCGTGACCGCCGCGGTCAAGCTCGGCGAGGCGCTGGTCGGCCTGGGGCTTGGCACCAGCAAGGTGGGCGATCTTGCCTTCCCGCGGGCCAAGGCCTTCACCGGACGCTTCGAGCACCTCTCCCACGGCGCCGGCCTGGTCGGTTAAACCGCGCCGCGCAGGCGACCCCGGCCCCGAGCGGGCCGGAGAACAATCACAACGACAGCATCCCACTGCGAGGACCGTCCCATGACCCTCTCGACCTCCCGCGCCGTTCCCGGCGATGATATCCGGGTGACCCACGACACCCACCCCGACAACCCTCATGACACCAAGGCCGCCGGCAGCGAGTCGCTGGCCCCCCAGAAGACCCGCATCATGGGGCGCACCTCCTACCTGCTGGCCTGGTTCGGCGGCTGCGTCTCGATCGGCACCTTCACCATGGGCTCGAGCGTGGTCGGCACGCTGAACCTGCTGCAGGCGACGCTCGCGATCGCCATCGGCTGCTTCGTGATCGGCATCGCCCTGGCCCTGAACGGCGCCGCCGGCTACAAGTACGGCATTCCCTTCATGGTCCAGGCGCGCAGCGCCTTTGGCATCAAAGGCACCCGCCTGCCGGGGCTGGTGCGCGCCGTGCCCGCCATCGTCTGGTACGGCTTCCAGAGCTGGATCGGGGCCGGCGCGCTGAACATGGTCTCGGCGACCCTGTTCGGCTTCGATAACCTGATCTTCTTCTTCATCGCCTTCCAGTTCCTGCAGATCGCCCTGTCGGTGCTCGGTTTCCAGGGCATCAAGTGGCTGGAGAACATCGGCAGCGCCTTCATCCTGGCCTCGCTGGTCTACATGTTCTACAGCACCGTGCAGCGCTACGGCGACGAGCTCTCCGCCAGCATGCTGACCATGGAAGGCTCCTGGGGCCTGCCCTTCTGGGGCGCCACCATGCTGTTCCTGGGCATCTACAGCACCATGATGCTCAACGTCAGCGACTACTCCCGCGAGCACAAGGAGGGCAGCGGCCCGGGCCTCTTGACCACCCTCTACGCCATGTCGATCCTGCCCTGCACCCTGTTCATGGGCCTGATCGGCTACATGGTCTCCGAGGCCACCGGCGTCGCCGACCCCATCCAGGTGTTCGCCAACGCCGTGGACAACACCCCGCTGCTGATGACCACCCTGCTGTTCATCGCCTTCGCCCAGGTGACCACCAACGTGCTCAACAACGTGGTGCCGCCGACCTACGTGCTGATGGACACCTTCAAGCTGAAGTTCCGCACCGCCACCGTGATCGTCGGCCTGCTCGCCTTCGCGACCTTCCCCTGGGAGCTGGTGCAGCCGGACTCCGCCGACGGCCTGCAGCTCTTCGTGCAGACCTACTCCGCCTTCCTCGGCCCGATCTTCGCCATCCTGGTGGTCGACTACTACCTGGTGCGCCGCCGCACCCTGGACCTCGGCAAGCTCTACGACGAGCAGGGGCCCTACCGCGGCGTC includes the following:
- a CDS encoding aspartate/glutamate racemase family protein, which codes for MKIRVINPNTTRGMTDTIGTAAQRIAAPGTVITATQPAHGPVSIESHFDEAISAVGVLEEVMAGEREGVDAYIIACFGDPGLLAARELTRAPVIGIAEAAFHMATLISTRFSVVTTLGRTGIIAEHLLEQYGFGHHCRRVRAAEIPVLDLEDDGDAALTRIIEEGRRARDEDGIGAIVLGCGGMADLTDEISAAVGLPVVEGVTAAVKLGEALVGLGLGTSKVGDLAFPRAKAFTGRFEHLSHGAGLVG
- a CDS encoding NCS1 family transporter — protein: MTLSTSRAVPGDDIRVTHDTHPDNPHDTKAAGSESLAPQKTRIMGRTSYLLAWFGGCVSIGTFTMGSSVVGTLNLLQATLAIAIGCFVIGIALALNGAAGYKYGIPFMVQARSAFGIKGTRLPGLVRAVPAIVWYGFQSWIGAGALNMVSATLFGFDNLIFFFIAFQFLQIALSVLGFQGIKWLENIGSAFILASLVYMFYSTVQRYGDELSASMLTMEGSWGLPFWGATMLFLGIYSTMMLNVSDYSREHKEGSGPGLLTTLYAMSILPCTLFMGLIGYMVSEATGVADPIQVFANAVDNTPLLMTTLLFIAFAQVTTNVLNNVVPPTYVLMDTFKLKFRTATVIVGLLAFATFPWELVQPDSADGLQLFVQTYSAFLGPIFAILVVDYYLVRRRTLDLGKLYDEQGPYRGVNPAALIATAVGIAAALTFSSVSWYASLIPAGVTYFLLMKHWAPCQRFCQ